ATGAAATGTTGCATTATGTTGAAAAACCTGGATCATTTGTTAGTACGACAATTAATTGTGGTGTATACATATTTTCAACCGGACTTTTAAGTTATCTATCATCGGTTTTCAAAGAGAAACATGaatcaaatatgaatgatgtcGATATTCTCAATATGGATACAACATCAATGAATCGTGCTCATTCGGATGCCATTAGTTTGGAATATGATGTTTTCAAACGTTtatttgaatcgaaaaaaatttacattttccATCAAAAAGAACATTTCTGGTGGAGTCCGATAAAAACGCCCAGTTCAGCCATTTATGCTAATCGACATTATCTTTCAACATATCGAAAATTTAATCCAGAATTATTGAGTTCAACCGAACCCAGTGGAAATGGTCCTACAATCATTGGCGATGTATATATTGATCCAACAGCTGTTATAGATCCGACAGCCAGggtaattgaatttaaattatatCGTAATCCATAATTTATagttgtttttaattttatagATTGGTCCAAACGTAAGCATAAGCGAAGGTGTCAAAATTGGTGCCGGTGTTCGCATAAAAGAAtcaattatattgaaaaatgtaaccgttaaaaatcattcattgatcatgTATTCAGTGCTTGGATGGAATTGTGCCATTGGTACATGGTCTCGTGTAGAAGGAACACCTTGTGATCCAAATCCTAATCGTGCCTATtccaaaatggaaaatcttCCATTATTCGATTGTGATGGAAAACTTAATCCATTAATTACGGTTTTAGGTTGTAATGTAAGGGTTACATCAGAAATTATCATATTGAATTCAGTTGTATTACCTTACAAAGAAATTAATCGAAgttataaaaatgaaattattttataatttaataACGATATaaacttgttgttgatcatgattaaaaaaaaattttgattttataaaatgatcattgatttttacgTCACGATGAATGGAACAGAAAACTCATTCAATCCATTGtgataaaaataagaataaCTCTTGtccatttgaaaatataaaaatagacAATTTATTTCCGTATTTATTGTCTCACTACTCGTTTAAATCACCTGTTGTATGATATGTCATCATTTAAtcgttaatgatgatcaattgtgtgcgatcattatcattttttattattatagatcATCTagtattatgattttttttcatctccaTCAACAAATTGTACATTAAAATCCTATGTATTTAAGATTCAACTTtatcgttttattttttttttcttatccgATTCGAAGAATCGTTAGtattgttgaaatgaatggaaaaaaagaatgaaagatAGACTTACATAAATAGgtgattgaaaacaaatttaattcgatgatgaaaatcatcgaCTTTtggatggatcatcatcaatcattaccaccgatgatgatcattattgaacGACACACACAGTATTgttatcgttgatgatgatgatgatgatcggtatattgtaagttttttcttttttttttgttgatgatctgATATCTAATCACATATTGCGAGCAAgtacatcaacaacaacaacaacaataacaacaaaatccaGCTAAAGAACATTCTtcaagaagaaagaaaatgttttttctcgaatcgattcgaatttctattttttcaataatgagttttttttataattccatttgatagaaaaaaataatcataatccaAATGGTTTAAATGTGAAAGATAAAAATTGACGAATAATGGCCAATAATTCTAAATATCATTTCAGATTATCCAGAAGACGATGAaaaagtttattttattttattttttttgctggtcGATGGTTATTGAACAAGTATAgttcatttttgttcttctgttattttatttttgttttgttgagatgataaaaaaaagaataaaatgaaatgcatTAAATTTTTGCAGTATTCAAACCATAATCAACCATTAACCtggatgaatatgaaaaatgaatgaattagaaaaaaaaatccaaataaaaaaaaatgaaatgaatcgcTTTTCATCACATTTATATTCGAGGGTCTACTATTTACTATTACAACTACTACTAATGGTAACAATgaccaaaaagaaaagaataaaaaaaaactcatatATGGACAGATTGATCAATTCGAGacaaacgaatgatgatgatgatgatgatgaacagaagaaaaaaaaatttagtttaTCAAACTCAATCTTGTGTATAGCTGTCAAAAATGATACTTtatgagtgagtgagtgagagagagagagagagagagagagagagagagatatggaagaaaatctaattttgtccattttatgttcaagatttttttttctttccataaTACTTCCATATTTCTTTCACTGTCCGgttatcttcatcatcatcatcatcatcagtatcagTTCGggtcgaacaaaaaaaaatgaatgaatgaacatctATTGTATCCATAtcctaaatcatcattaatcgtATAATAGCTGAggtcaaataaaaaaaatttttgaattgaaaataggcaaaaaaaatttttttttttgaaattagaTGTAGCGCGTGTCTACACACAAATCTAATATTATGGATTGAGATTATATTTATAGAAAGAACAATATCTAAATGAatgagtggaaaaaaaatgggcaaAGTCCAATTGTTAATTTCATTCTTTGAACTCggatggagaaaaaaaactgaatcaaCCAAAGAAAATGGCATACAGAGACAATTTGAGAAAatgatgtgattttttttcggctaCCAGATAATTAAgttatcaaaataaattcaagtataaataaatataagaTGAACAGATAAAAAGGCAATGATATGGACAAGATTCGCTGTTCAATGTTGAGAATTAAATGTCAAGAATCAtggaaacaataaaataCTGGACAATTGATCATTTACAACTGAAATGATTTCTgtataatattttttgttgaaaaaaaatgaagtaATCACgttctatcatcattatgtttattcatcatcataaagaaAACATCGTAACATACATGGTCATCATACGATCTTCATATcttcatttcaaaatcttCATTATGACTGTTTGTTTGGCTCATTAaagccaaacaaacaagaaattgaatatattgcccaaaaacattgaaaaataaaaccaaaaaaaaaaaaaaaacataattttaacgaaaataaatgatacaaaaatcaatggaaaaacttcattaatcattttcgattcattcattcaggttaaaatattgataattgaaaagttaaataataatattacaTCACATGAATTCGCAGCTATGAATTGATGCCTATTTGTAAActaaaacagagaaaaaaaacatttttcatccCTTTCAGACGCGAAAAAAACACGatcatattttattttaatagTTTCGAATCGAAAGTGTTGCCAtgttgatcgatcgattttcaatcaaaacaagaaaaaaaaaccaaacgcGATCAGTTCATAAAAAACCGGatctaaattgaaaaaaaacgattaataattgaaaaataaaatatttaagAATCTTGATACCGTGAATGTGTGTAAGTTCAATGAATATCTCAATCAATATGtggccacacacacacacacagacttATATGGataaaatcgattattatcattatattttgtGGTTCAGAtgtataacaacaacaacaacaacaaaaatttcaattatcagtacacgtttttttccaagccaaaatttaaaaggatagtaacaacaacaacaacaacaacaaaaaaaatcatccattcattcaatatcatATATGAAAAGGTTAGAGCAGAATAATCATCACGATGTTGGTCCATATCATgcaatataataaatgaatcattatgaGTATAATCTAATTTAGTTTTAATGGTAAAGAACGAGAATATagcaaaaatgattttgagctatattattattatcatcatcatttgtcggcaaaaaaaagtaaggAAATATGGAAGACGAAATACCACGAAAACCCGTAAAcagttgatgaattttttttttcgtgaacTTTTTctgatggtcatcatcattttcttcattgaaattaaacaCACAActgaattattatatttcacAACCGTTTTATTAGCTGTGTGGTGATGTTACATATTGGTGACCTCAAgcattgatttttctttaaaacGTTCGGACTTGATTAATTTTATGAAATTTATGATTCTGTTTaagtaaaaaattaaattcttttttttgtaacatATCCAATTACAAAAggataaaatgattaaagaagaaaggaaaaaaagatggcTAATTGATTGAGCTATTAGTTTCatattacatcatcatcatcatcattgtctatTGATAGGATTTTGGTCATTATTAATCCATGACCAAAACCCTCACATCCTTTTcgatggaaaaaacaaaaaacaatcattcatGATATTCGCAATTTAAGATGATAGgtatgaaaaatcaattcttcACAACTGAATATCAAATTAACAGGTTATCTTGTTTTGGTTATCAAtatttcttcattattatcattatcaattataattGCTCTATGTAATAACATTGgaaataatgagaaaaatattgaactgaaatattttgaataacaaaataaaaaaaaccgattaattgtatttcatcatcaagtgtGTGTTGAACACAATACATCACCAGCTTCTtttaaataatgaacaaatgaacaagacAAATGCCagtgatttgatttgatttgatttaattcaatcaaactatttctattttgtaTATTTTAGATGCTTACACATATACATGAACAACGTagaacaagaaaaagttttacagaaacaaaatgatgaatttctgGACAGacacaacgaaaaaaaaacaaaatgctCGCGTGTTGCATAAGATTTATCGTTCGTGACTTGCACATTAAACCTATGCAATGacgaacatgatgatgatataacaAACGCGACAACAACACAGATAACACGAATAAACATGATGAAAAACGATGATCGAGTTtgaccaccattatcatcatcatcatcatcatttgatatatAACTATACAGTTTAACCACATTATGAATACATAATCTGTAATAATAgagttttgaattttctgtcttgaatcaaaaaaaaaaaaaaatgtagaaaTATTGGcagcgaattttttttttgcttgtttcatttgttgttgttgttgttggacatcatttaaatcattcatcTCCGGCTCGTGTTTGTTtcttaaattttttgttgttgttgttctgtttTATCCTCTCCCTTTTCGTTtaagaaattcattcattgtgtaTGACATtctatacattttttttcttttacatcatttcattcgattcatattcattttttttgttgctcaTATATAATTGATATTTATATCGCTTTcatgctgtgtgtgtgtgtatcattGAAAAGCTTATAGctgaaatgttgttgttgttatgtgtgtgaatgaaataaaaaaaaattctcaggTTGATAatgtataataatcatgtttagatgttgttgttgtgatttatgtaaaatgataattccGATCAAATAAACAACCCTCTAATCTAGATTCAAAAGGAATCAAAAACACATTCAtattcgtgttttttttttgatgaaccAACGAATGAATATCGAAAATTGtatatatgataatttttgatgatgatgagcggaaacatgatcaaacaaaaaaccggCTGGAGATTGCTTGGAAGCCAATCATCacaaaaaagataaaaagaaaaagaaaaaaaaatgaaaaaccatATAGATCATGCATGTCAATGGATGGatcagaaatgaaaatggaaatcatcatcatcatcatcaacatatacATGATGCATACAATTTTCAGAAATCATAAATTTCCATATCTATTCTTGATTCACATCTATGTTAGCAAATAgttgaattgttgttgatggaataaaagaaaaaaaaatcaactttttttccatttgaaataTGTTTAGCtacgtaaaaaaaagagcataggcacacacacacacaaagaaaaagaaatcaaatcatatatattgatgatgattggttcaccaaaaaaaaagaaaaaataaatattaaacTCGAAAGacagcaaataaaaaaaacagagaaatgtccgaatttttttttctttattttcatgaatgaaatgaaatgaaatgaacggatgaacgaaatgaatgaatgaatggaaaaaaatttgatgtcagacatgaaaaaaaaattcgacccaaaaaaattacaagatgaatgaaatgaataaatgacatccatcatcatcaactaacAATCGCATTTAGTCCAgtaacaaaattttattcatttctcaTTACATTCAccaccagcagcagcagcaataattttgatttgattttttttccatgtctAATATTTCATCTCCTTTATGAGGTTTGATTGACttgtttagaaaaaaaatatgaatgaaagaatgaatggTCAAAAATACCCTAAAGTCCGGTGTACAGTGCGCGGATaatgtaagaaaaaaaatattttgacacactattgtcattgaaaatgagCATTATCTGTTGGGGCATACAGACTTTATGGTAATGGGATCCACCACCAATTATGGAAATAAATCACAAAATCGGTATAAATCAAacggtaaaaaaaacaagggccacacacatacaatcaTGTATCAGTCttattaatatcatcatcatcatcattaaattgttCACTAAAGAAAATATATAAAGAGAAGattaattagaaaaaataaaatggaatttaaaatctaaaatttttcttcttcttaccatgattacaaaaaaaaattggatgggcttgtcgttgttattattgttctaCTACCTAATAATAACGGTTATTCGTTTTgcaaagaaataaaaatcgagACAATCCCATATAAAACGATATTGGTGATTTATGCCACAATACATTTTGTGATTTATCTATTTGTAATGacttaattaatttattatattatatatatgtgtgtatgtcgtgctatcatcatgaatgaatttttcgtattgaattattaatagatttaaaataatgaagaaaatattatcattcgaaaaattttagTGATAAACTTAATTGTTTAAAGTggataaaacaaaaccaaatgaattgaaatgatataATTACAGGGTATACCATAGTAGTAttataataaagaaaatgaatcataaagaaaaatttccaattgaatgaaaaatcaaaacaagaaaagaaccgctaattttaatttttaatcaattttttcttagcCTATTTATACaatcatatataaatgatgataattcattatcgaatatgtgaaaagaaaagaataaaaaactttAACCGAAAATTAAACTGTTAAATGggtaaataaatgattgaatgaatgaatgaaaccgcataattataattacaaatgtatccattattattatcatcatcatcatcgattgtatAATTGAATAGGATGTAATTGAcccaattgaattgaatatatcaaaaaaaattttttttgtttagtaaatttatcattttaaacatcatcataatttctatttgaaatacaagaaaattatttttttttgtgaacaaaaaaaaaaaaaaaaaataacggtGCGGCTAATTCTacgattacgatgatgatgatgatttgtattattaaaatgatttcattatctcgtttcatcatcatcatcatcatcatcgggaTGATTATTTGGATTGAGAAGGATGggccaaaatttttcatgttaTGCATTCGGTAATATATAATTGTAAATCCCTCTCCTTAGTCTCTATCGGTAGTtatctatgtgtgtgtgtgtgtgtgtgtgtatttgtctGTTGTTTCTCACATTTACAATTTGCTCTGTATCTATCcatctatgtgtgtgtgtgtgtgtgagtatATATATCTATGTTCTCTTTTATTGACGCCTGACGccttatatatatataatatatatatgttataTTCGATCGTATTCACCTCACCATTCATCcacatttcaatcattcaaaagatcggaatgaagaaatgaatggatgagaAAATTGAACGTTACGCCCGAATCATTATAGAGCACTCTACAttcgaatacaaaaaaaagacttaCAAACATAGTTCCCATTCAAAATGTTGTTTCTTACATTACAATTGTTTGTCCAGTCTTGATATATTTGCtccaatttgattcattgccATATcctataataatataattatgatgatggttattattattatcattggaatCGATTGGTATGTTTTGTAGAGAAAATTTACTTCTTTCAATCTAGATCATgagattggaaaaaaatatttaatttttttctgtccaaaaaaaaaagaaaaatctgtttcaagaaaaaaaacaaacaacgaataatgaatgaatgcagATTATTAAAATGATGTAAACTTACTTACCTACTTACAacacatatatacaacaCATGGATGGATATGTTTTACATCATATATCACACATAGAAAATAACATGAATTTCGTTCACCTTATCTAATTTGATCAGATTTGATGTTATCTTtggtaggaaaaaaaacacctgTTGCATAAACAACaagattgattgaataaccaatctcaataatgatgatgatgatgatgatgatgatatgatgaaaacaattttttcggtGAATAAAACgaatataacaaaaaaaaacaatgaaatacATTTCGaacatgataataaaataacaatagAATTTGTGTTCGAAACgtaaattttatatatatggcagaaatttttattgtttcataaaacattatattatatcgtggcccaaaaaaattttttttttgtttcactcgttgataatcgattattattgttttctttttgtatTGTTTTGCATCCACATCTGAAACAGTTGATTGTAtcttatttgaatgaatggaccAGAACAGTATTGATGCAAATAGTAAATCATGGATATGTCCAACATTTCGATCAATTTATGAACGTTATGCATATTTAATGGCACCATATATTACGCCAAATGATAATACTGGCTTTCAACAACGTATtgaacaatcaataatggaATCATATCGTGTTGAAAGAGATTATCTTCATACCATAATCAACCGATTGGAATGTAAAATCAATATACTacgaattgaacaaaatgaattaatacaatggatttgttatcatttacaaagtgataataattacaattacaataatcgatcgatgatgaatcaagGACGAAAATACTCGaaaagacagaaaaaaaattgctgatTAATCCGttcttatttattatatgaaaACGATCGCTCACAGATGGCAGCATGTGTGtcgattaatttttgtttttattctcaattcaattaaaatctTTATTCTTGATataatttggaatttttttttcgatttcatattcaaattttctccatcaaaatatatgatctttgtttttatagGTTTTTTTGTGCTGTGAAATCCttgaatgatcaaaaaaaaaaaatagatcaGCCATTTATATCgggaaaaagagaaaagaaaacgacAAAGAACAACGAACCATTTTTTCCCGTTGATTTtggccattgttgttgttgttgtaaacaaGAGCAACCTGTCCGAAGGACTGACGTAGGTTTGgctttgaatgaaatgattgtaatcgtttttatttttttatttttttttgctctataatgattttcatttagtTGTATGTTATACATTTAAATATCATAAAAATCAGGGCGTAGGTTTTCGTTATATTAttgcttgattttttttttgtttgtttgtagcTGCTGAACAATCCTCTCGATATAATGATGTAAGACAGAGTATAATttacaaaaccaaaaaaaaaagaaagaaaatcaacGCCTGATTTGTGAACCGGAAAATCCTGTCGTATCCAATGGTCATTAATGTTGTTATTAATTAATcggaaataaatgaatgtcaaagtgaaaaaaaaacgaaattagACTGACGGTTTGAATGGATTCAGAGTGCAAAAAACCTAAAACATTAAGACATGGTAGTGTAGTAGCCGTGCAAAGAATTACTTTATTCACAAAATTTCCTAATTCAATTCTAATACAAAAAGCCAAAAgatagatagagagagagaggaacAATTTATTCGTGCTCATGTTCAGGATGGTTgcattttatgattttttttgttgcctcGCAAAATTCGTGTTCAAATGATACTTtgagctgctgctgctgcttcaTATTAGTTTACGTATTTAACAAACAACATACAAAAGAacacgaaattttttttttgagtgatcaggatcatcatcacgagaATGTCATTTTAAATCGTTTGTCTCTGtctatttgtttgaaatgtggaaaagaaaaaaaaattcaaatcaattgttgCATTTAGCTGttgaaatatttcaatgatgaattttcaattgaaaaatgaaacagaaaataaaGAGCAACAGCAACCAAAGTAAACCGGATATACATTGgacataaataaaaaaatattataaatGTACAtcgtttacattttttttttctttaaacaacaaaattaatcgattatttgatgattttttcgtgattatttttcttattttggTTCTGTTTTATTCGAATATTGGTAACGAACAGGTAAAATCCGAGATCAAGTTTTTATAGAATTCACATTGGATaaatttaaaagaaaaaaataaaagttttctttttcatccagtttgaaatgatggtaatgttAATCTAATTAATAAAACAcgttgataa
This is a stretch of genomic DNA from Dermatophagoides farinae isolate YC_2012a chromosome 2, ASM2471394v1, whole genome shotgun sequence. It encodes these proteins:
- the Gmppa gene encoding GDP-mannose pyrophosphorylase A gives rise to the protein MIKAVIIVGGPQKGTRFRPLSFNSPKPLFPIAGLPMIEHLIKACIQVPKMKEILLIGFYQLDDAFTEFIQSMTLKYQISIRYLQEYTPLGTAGGIYHFRDMIRLGDPEAVFLINSDVCGNFNLDSMLHFHRHIPHSDKLITIMATEATRQQSLEYGCIVEDPDTHEMLHYVEKPGSFVSTTINCGVYIFSTGLLSYLSSVFKEKHESNMNDVDILNMDTTSMNRAHSDAISLEYDVFKRLFESKKIYIFHQKEHFWWSPIKTPSSAIYANRHYLSTYRKFNPELLSSTEPSGNGPTIIGDVYIDPTAVIDPTARIGPNVSISEGVKIGAGVRIKESIILKNVTVKNHSLIMYSVLGWNCAIGTWSRVEGTPCDPNPNRAYSKMENLPLFDCDGKLNPLITVLGCNVRVTSEIIILNSVVLPYKEINRSYKNEIIL